In the genome of Planococcus donghaensis, the window TAGGTTGAAGCGGTGTTTCTTCTGTAAAAAAAGTAGTCGGATCAAATTCTAATTCTCCGTATACTTCATCTGTAGAAACATGGACAAACTTTTTGATGTTCGCGCGCTTAGCAGCTTCAAGCAATACTTGTGTTCCCAGCACATTGGTCCGGATAAAAATTTCCGGCTCAGTGATTGAACGATCAACATGACTTTCAGCAGCAAAATGAACAATGTAAGTGAAGTCTACTTTTTCAAATAGCGCTTCGACAGCTTGACGATCTGCAATATCGATATGAACAAAGCTATAATTATCATTGTGTTCAATCGTTTGATGTTTTGTTAAATCTCCTGCATAAGTTAACAAATCTAAGTTGTAAATATGGTAATTCGGATGATTAGCGGCCATGTATTGGACAAAGTTCCCTCCGATAAACCCCGCTCCACCGGTGACAAGTATATTTTCCATAGGGGTTCTCCTTTACGATTTATTCGATGAAAGTGTTCTCTCACAAGCTATGTCCAACAAGTACTTGCCATATTCCGTTTTCTTTAAACACTGCGCCAATTCAATCAAATCAGACTGACTAATATACCCTTTCCGGAATGCAATTTCTTCCAGACACGCCACATACAACCCTTGTCGTTTTTGAATCGCTTCTACAAAATTTGAAGCTTCTAGCAACGCTTCGTGCGTTCCTGTATCAAGCCAGGCTAATCCGCGCCCCATAATATTGACATGCAATTCACCGCGTTTTAAATATTCATTAATAATAGAAGTAATTTCTTTTTCTCCACGCTCCGAAGGGGTAACTGCTTTGGCGATTTCTACAACTTGATTGTCAAAGAAGTAAAGTCCAGGAATCGCATAAGAAGATTTCGGTTGCTCAGGCTTTTCTTCTATAGAAACGATGTTCAACTCATCATCAACTTCGACCACACCGTACGCTCTCGGATCTGCGACATGACATCCGAAAATGATGCTACCTTTCGTTAACTCGGCTGACTCTGTTAGACGGCTACCAAAATCGGATCCATAAAAAACATTGTCTCCTAACACAAGTGCAACGGGAGAGTCTCCGATAAAACTCTCACCAATCGTAAAGGCTTCAGCCAATCCATTCGGCTCTTCTTGAATTGCATACTCTATTTTAATTCCTAACTTTTGTCCGTTTCCAAGTAAACTTAAAAATCCTGAAATGTCTCTTGGTGTAGAAATAATCAACACTTCTTTTATACCTGCAAGCATCAAAACAGATAACGGATAATAAATCATCGGCTTGTCATAAACAGGCAGCATTTGCTTTGAAATTGACTTTGTCAACGGATATAGACGTGTACCCGTTCCACCAGCTAATATAATCCCTTTCATCATCGCTCCCTCATTTCTTATAATTGAAATAAACTTTCTTGTGTCACATGAAGTTCTTGAAGAATCGCACAAATTTGGACAACTGATTCGATAGGTAACTCTCCGTAATAAGGCATTGCCAATACTTGCTGCACAGCCTTGTGAGCTATCGGAAGATTTACTGGTTGTGCAGATGCAAGTCCGCTATACCATTCAAAATCACTGCAAAGTGGAGAAAAATACTTTCTTGCGAATACATTGTGTTTTTGGAGTTCTTCATACACCACATCTCTCGATTGACCAAATTTCTCTTGATCGATGTCAATAACAAAGTATTGATAGCTGCTAGATTCGTCTTCTAAAGTCGTTAAAACTCGAATCCCTTCAATAGCCGCTAAGTTTTCTTCGTAAGCACGTTTAATCGTATGGCGTTTGTTCCGCTCTTCTTCTAATACTTTTAAGACTTCTAAACCTACACTCGCTTGAATTTCATTCATTTTGGCATTTAATCCAGACAATGCGACTTCTTCGGTGTTCACAATGCCAAAATTTCTCAGTAACTGTAACCGTTTATCGAGTGCCGCATCATGATAAGTTAATGCTCCACCTTCAACGGTATTAAATAACTTAGTGGCATGAAAACTGAACATTGTCATATCTCCAAAGTGACTAATAGGAATGCCATTTACTTTTGCACCAAAAACATGTGCGCCGTCATAAATAACTTTTAGGTTATGTTTATCAGCAATTTTTTGGATTTTTTCTACATCACAAGGGTTGCCGAATACGTGAACACCGAGAATTGCGCTCGTTTTTTCCGTAATTAACGCTTCGATTTTATCAGCATCAATATTGAAAGTAACTGGGTCTATATCACAAAAGACAGGTGTTAAATTGTTCCAATCTAATGCTTGAACAGTGGCTGGAAATGTAAACGGCGTAGTAATCACTTCGCCGGTTAACTCCAGTGCTCTCAATCCTAGCAATAATGCCATCGTGCCATTTGAGAACATTGAAATGTGATCTACATCTAAATAGTCTTTAAGCCGATCGCTCAATTCGTTATGTTGTGCCCCAAAATTTGTAAGCTGCTTACTGTCCCATACCTTTTTCATTCTTTCTGTCACAGCTTCAATATTCGGCAATAACGGTCTAGTAACATAAATGGGTTGTTCAAAAGCTTTTGCCATTCTATTCCCTCCCTTGATAAGCAACTTTTAAGTAAGTTAGCCTGCCTTAACGGCTTTTATCTTTTTTATTACAGGTACCAATAAATCGTAGACGGTATCAAACTCCTGAATTTTCAATAGTTTTGAAATGGTGATATAAAAAATAGCACCTATTCCAATTTGTAAAACTAGCGTTAAAAGCTCTGATAGCGGAAGAAATTCGCCGATACTGTAGACAACTGCGCCCATTGCTAGTGATATGGTATAAATCGGCAAGAGATCTCGTATTTGCTCTTTGACGCCATACTGTATTTCACGTCCAGAAAAATAAATATTGATAAACAATGACACATGCGAGTCTAATACCATCGTGGCCACTAATATGGTAATGCTCCAATCCATCCAGATCACAAGAACAATAAGAACTGTCGGAATGATTGTTTTAATAATTTCTAAGTAGAGAAACAAATCAGAGCGCCCTTTAACTTGGAGAATGTTTAAATTCAACGCATGGATGGGGTACAGCATGCTCGCGATGCACAAAAGTTGGAAATAGGGCACCATAGGTAACCATTTCGCGCCAAAAATCAAGTAAATCAATGGCTCTGCCACTGCTGCTAAGCCGACCATCAGTGGAAAAATTAAAAATCCTGAAAGCTTAATAACTTTTTGGAAGCTTTGTTTTAAGCGCTCTTCTTGATCTTGGATGCCACTTAATACCGGATACGTCACCCGTTGAATTGTTGCTGTTAATGACTGAGTCGCAACATCACTGAATTTAGAGGCATTGGTGAAATAGCCAAGAGCTCCAGCTGAATATTGCTTTCCAATAATTAAGAAGTACACATTGTTATAGGCAGTGTCGATCAATCCCGATACAAGAAGTTTCCACCCAAATCCAAACAAACGCTTGAACGAGACAACACTAAAGGTTAGTGAAGGTAGCCATCTTCTATAGAAAACGAGTAGCAATGCTTGGATTAAATTCATCCCTAACATGCGAATCACGAGGCTCCATACACCAAACCCTGTCATGGCCATTCCAACAGCAATCACACCTGATAAAATACTCGCTGCCATATTGACCTTTGCTTGCACTTTAAAATTCACTTCTTTAGTAAACATGGCTCGTGGAATAATTGAGAATGCGTTAATAATAACGCCTAACGTTAGCACTCGAATAATAGACGTCAACTGTGCTTGATCAAAGAAATTACTAATTAACGGAGCTGATAAAAACAGCACGCCGTAAATAAAAACTGAAACAGCAAAGTTAAAATAGAATACCGTCGAATAATCGGTTTGATTGGCTTTTTGATCTCGGATTAAGGCTTGCGTAAACCCACTATCAACAAGTGAATTTGAAAGGGCTACAAACACTAAAATCATCCCTATCAACCCAAAATCTTCAGGTGCCAACAATCGCGCAAGGATAATTTGGATAATAAACTGAATGCCCTGATTGCCTAACATGTCTCCGAAGCTCCACAGCAGTCCACTGATTGTTTTTTTCTTCAATGAGTTTTCCTGTTTCATAGGCCTGCTCCTATCTCTATCCGTTAAAACCTAATTGTTCGGAAATCTTAAAACACTGAATATATACCTACAATAATAGGTATATCAAATCTAATTACCAACCGAATAGCGTTACCTCCGTTTCAAAAACATTACTTTGTGCTTAATTCTTGTACTTGCTTCCCATTCTAACACAATACATATCTAAAATAACAGATAATTTAGATTATTTTTATTTTTTATTTTGCAAATTATTCCACTCTTTTTTATTTCTTAGACAAATTAGATGCTTTTCAGTATAAAATCTGAGTATCATTCTTCAATAATTTGTTAGATCCTTACTATTTTCCGGAAATATTCTATAATCAATTGTTGCGCTTGTTTTGTAGATCCATTTTACTAATTCCCAGTTATAAAATAGGACGACAAAAAAGCAGTTTTGAACAGCTGGCACTACCAACTGTTCAAAACTGCTTTTTATAATTTCAAAGGATTTTTAAATTGTGATTCGTTTGAAGATCCGCTTAAAAAATTCGGGTTTCACGTAAAACTGGCGATATCCCTTTTTCAACGTTTCTTTAATTTTTAACTGCTTTAACAATAGATAAAAGCGGTTACGTTTTTTCGTGCGGCTAATAACGTAATCGTATTTAAAATTGGTGTGGACATTTACCTCGTCGAGTAAATTCGCAACATCTTGAAGGTGTTTTTGTTTTGCAGAGATATCGTTGAGGTAAACATCTGTCCAAGAGCCTTTTACTTCTACTCGGTAAGCCGCCATATTCCGATCCATGTAGTAAATCGTACCACTCAACGCTCCTAAAATGACCATCGGATAGTCACCAATTGTCGCATTCAAGTAAAAATCGGGCATCCCTGGGATTTTTTCACGAGAATACATAATTGAGTTAGTTGCGAACAATTCGCCTCCACCTTCGATAACTTCTTCCACAGAAAAAATTCTATCGCGATGGCTCGGTCGAACAGTAGCGACTCTTTTTTTCGTTACAGCCGAGACCTTTTCTGCCGCATGTACGCACATGCTGCATTCAGGATGCGCTTCCATATAATCTACTTGCCTCTGCAATTTCTCCGGATCTGTCCAATAATCGTCGCCCTCACAAACCGCGATATATTTTCCTAATCCACGCTCACTATTGAACACCTCAAAAGGAATATCTTGTGAATACTGATTTTCTGTTTGGTAGATGGGTTTGACGATATCCGGATATTTCTGTTCATAACTTCTGATGATGTCAGCTGTTCGGTCAGTAGATGCATCGTCATGGATTAAAATTTCATAAGCGAAATCTGTTTTCTGCATTAACATACTATCTAATGCCTCCGCTATAAAATTTTCATGATTATAAGCATTACACTCGATACTCACCATTATCCGGTTTTCCATAAATTACAGACTCCTCTACAGTTAAGTAAGTTTTCGTCATCAGCTTGAATAAACTAAGTCGAAATCCTTCTGTTAGATGTAACAGAATAGAATGCTAATGATTTTTCTACACATAACGTATCTTAGCATAGAAACATATTATAAAAAGATTATTCAGAAAAATTATAAAAAAATTTACACAAAAGCAAAGTTTTGGATATCATTCATCCACAACAATAAAGTTCTCTCGCTGATACGTTACTCTCAATTCTTCATCACGAAGAATCAAGTTGTTTTTTTCTATGGTGTTACCGCGCACTATATGTCCTGTCCCAATATTGATATATATTCCTCGCTCTGAGTTTTCGCGAGGACTGATAGCCAAGTTATTAAGTATGCTGATGTTATGACTTGGTGTCATTAAGTTTTTTCCACCATCACCTGGTCTTATCGCAATATTGTATTCATTGTTATAAACTAAGTTTCCTTTAATAACATTGGATTCTGCACCATTTTTAACATCAATACCATAATAAAAACCACTGACCATATTTTTCTCCACATGGCTTTCTTTTTCACTTTCTATTGTAATGCCTTGTTGATCGGTATAGCCGGGACGATCTTCAGTAACCATACATCCTTTAACTAAATTATGTTTGCCTTTTCCAAATAAAGAAAGGTGGCCGTCTCCTGAATTTCTAACCACACAAGATTCAATGGTGTTATAATCCGATGCAAAATTGATGATGCCGGAACCATAATTGGATTCACTTATTACATTACGAATCACATTGTTATGGGCATGATGCAAGTGAATCCCTTGCGAATAATTTTTTGTGTAGACATTTTCAATCGAACTTTCTCGACTGTTCTGCAGCAAAATAGCAATATTCGAAATTAACGAACCCCCTTCAGGCAATTGATCCCCCATCAAAAAGCCGCCTTTTAAATGGACATCTGCCGTCGCTGTTATCCAAAACACACCATATTCACCCGCTGATTCTGTCTGAAAAATCGCTTGTTCCATTATTATGGTGATTGGTTTGGAGATTTTTAAAGCAAAATAACTGTCTCCATATCCAGTACTAGCTTTTAAGTTAGGATTTTTAGTCAATTTGTAAATTCCGGGCGGAATATGCAATTCCCCACCTATTGGAGTTTCATCAATCGCTTGTTGAATCGCTTGTGTATCATCTGTCACGCCATCACCTTCTGCTCCAAATTGTGTAGTGGCATCGCTTATTTCCTTTTCCATAAAAAAGCCTTGGGTCATTATTACAATAGCAATGAGTCCACAAATCCCTAGTACAATAAGAAACATACGAGTGATTTTCTTAAAAGTCATAGACAGCTCTCCTTCAACCTCATCGCTATATAGAGAAATCATGATAAAGTCGTTCTTAAACTTAAGTATAAGCGAAGATTTCTAAAAATGCACACTGTTCTGAATACTTTTTAGATAAATATAGTCATTTACTTCGTTACTCTATCCTATAGCCTATAAAAATTTTCTTAAAAACACAAAGAAATTTTTTACCCCCTCGCATTCACCTATAATGTTCGTTATAATCATTACAATAGTTATTTTTTGAAAATTTAGTCATATTGACAGGATTATAAATCTTGTTTAGCTGACCACTTAGAGAAAAGAAATTTACAAGGAAATGAGGTTTTACTTTTGAAGGATTTATTTTTTGTAAAAGATTATGTCGCGTTGTACGAAGAAATCGAAGGAGGAAACTGTGAAGTTTTCGAATTCACCCATCCGATAGGCACGGTTTATCACCAGTTTATCAAAAGGGAAATACCCATTTCTTTAGAAGGCGGCCCATACTTTGATCTACTTACGCCTTATGGTTATGGCGGGCCCGTTATAACTGAGCTCAAAGATACGACAAAAAAAGATGAGTTAGTTACTCTTTTTTGTCAAGCTTTCCAAGAATATTGTTTAGAACATAATATCGTCACTGAATTTGTTCGTTTCCATCCACTTGTAGACAATGCCCAAGATTTTGATTCTTGCTATAACGTTCTTTTCAGACGCCATACTACGGGCATCACACTGAAAGGTTTTGAAGATCCGATTCAAGAAGAATTTTCAAGCTCCACACGAAAAAGAATCCGCAAAGCATTGAGAGATGGCGTTACTTATCGAATCACAGAAAATCCATCTAATTTAGACGAGTTTCAAGATATCTACCTTACAACGATGAAACGTGTAGGCGCTAGTGACTTTTACTTATTCGACGATGCATACTTCTCAAAAATGATTGAGAATTTAGGCGAACAAATGGTATTAGTTGAAGCTATTTACGACTCGCAAGTGATTGGAGCAGAACTTCACTTCCATACAGGGCCATATGTTCATACTCACCTATCCGGCACCATCGATGGGGATATCAATCATTTGTCCCCTGTTTATGTGATGACTTACGCTATTGTTTTATGGGCACAAGAGCGCGGTGTGGAATATATTCATTCAGGCGGAGGCGTGAATCCGGGTCCTGATGACTCATTGTACGTATTTAAAAAGAAATTTGGCAAAAACACGGAATTCGACTATTACGTAGGCAATAAAGTCTGGAATGAAGAAATTTATGAAAAGTTGAATGAGGCGACTAACGCTACTTCAGAAAGTGGACTTTTCCCAGCATATCGCTGGTCATAAAAAAAGGAAGCAGATGAGTCTGCTTCCTTTTTCTTATTTTGAATGCCATGCCCAAGCATTTGAAATAATTGTGTTTAAATCAAAAGCTGGTTTCCAACCTAATTCTTCATTAATTTTTTGAGAGGATGCTACAAGTGCAGCTGGGTCCCCTGCTCGTCTCTCTGCATATTCAATCGTAGCTTTTTTGCCCGATATTTGCTCACACGTTTCAATAATTTCTTTAACCGAATAGCCGGCTCCATTGCCTAGGTTATAAGTTTTGTTCGTAATCTTTCCTGACGCCATACCTTCATATGACAAAATATGTGCTCGTGCCAAATCAGTTACGTGGATATAATCCCGGACACATGTGCCATCTGCCGTTTCGTAATCCGTGCCGAATACAGCTATTTTGTCGCGTTGCCCAAGAAGGTGCTGCAACACAATGGGGATTAAATGCGATTCCGGATCATGACTCTCCCCAATTTCACCCGATTCATGCGCGCCTGCTGCATTAAAATAGCGCAAGACCACATATTGGAAATCATGGACATGTGCTAAATCAGCTAAAATTTGTTCAATCATTAACTTCGAGCGACCATATGGATTGATCGGGTTTGTTGTTGTTTTTTCTGTAATCATGTCTGTATCAGGTATGCCATAAGTGGCTGCAGTTGAAGAAAAGATAAATCGTTTCACACCATGTTCAATCATTTTTTCCAACAACACTAGAGTCGCACTAACATTATTACGGTAATATTTTAATGGATTTTGTACCGACTCCCCCACTAAGCTGTTTGCTGCAAAATGAAATACAGCATCGATATCGTGAGTAGTGAAAATTTCATCTAAAATTGCAGGATCCCCTAAATCGCCTTTTACAAACGTTGCTTTTGAGTCGATCAATTGTTCAAAACCTGTTGTCAAATTATCCAGCACGACAACGTCATATGTATTCACCAATTCTTTAACAGTATGACTGCCAATATAACCCGCGCCTCCACAAACTAAAATCGCCATAAATGTTGACCTCCTATAAGTTATTCTATTTCCAATTATACCATTTGTAAGTGTATTTATTCCGAAAAAATAGTCGACCGCACCTTATTCCGCTCTGACCGCACCTCACACAGGTTTAAGCGCACCTTATCGTCCTAGAACCGCACCTCAAATGGACTTTTCCGCACCTCCACGCACCTATACCGCACCTCACCATAAAAAACACGCTTCCAAGAATCCACTTGGAAGCGTGTTTAGGATATGGCTTTTAATGTTCATCTTCTTCAACAAAATAGTTTTGGCTTTCGTAAATAGCTAAGTCTTCATCCGACATAATCAGGTTGTCGACATTCAGAGTGTTGCCAATAACCACATGTCCACTTCCCGCTCCTACATAAATGCCGTAAGAAGATTTTTCGCGCGGATCGACAACCATATTGTTTAAAATTTGCGTATTATAACTCGGCAACTCGAGATTTACACCGCCATCTCCGCCTCGCACTGCGATATTGTATTCATTGTTAAAGGAAATATTCGATTGGATGATATTTGATTTCGAGTCATTTTTCACATCGATTCCATAGTAAAATCCGCTAACCGTATTATTTTCGATTAAACTGCTCGTCTCACCTTCAACGGTAATCCCTTGTTGGTCATCATAATCAGGGCGATCTTCTGTAACGACACAATTAACAACACGATTATCTTTACCGCCTCCGTATAAAGACACATGACCGTCACCCGAATTGCGCACCACACACGAATCAATGAGATTATCATCCGAATCAAAATTAATGATTCCGGAACCATAATTAAATTCAGCAGTTACGTTTTGAACAATGTTGTGGTGAGAATGGTTAAGATGGACGCCTTGAGAGAAATTCTTTAAATAAGTATTTTCAATCGAGCTATCATTTGTGTAAAGAAACAAAATCCCAATATGAGACGTTAAAGACCCGTCTTCTGGTAACCGCTCTCCCATTAAAAAGCCACCTTTTAAATGAACATCTTCTGTTTTATCAACCCAAAACACGCCATATTCATCATCGGTGTCGGTTTGGAATATCGCTTCTTCCATTAAAATCGTGATTGGCTTTGAAATTTTCAACGCAAAATAACTATCACCATATCCCGTGACGGCTTTGTGGTCAGGATTTTTTGTAACTTTGTAAACACCAGGCGCAATTTCCAAAGTGCCTCCGGCCGGCGTATTGTCAATAGCGCTTTGGAGTTCTACCGTTTTGTCTTCAGCTTCATCAAAACTAGCACTATAACTTTCAGATCCATTTTGCACTTCATCGCCGTGTGACATTTTTTCCATTATTAAAAATAAGTAACTAAATCCAGCCATCCCTAAAAAAACAACGAAAAGAAATCCAAACGTTTTCGATTTCATCAAAGACACCTCCTTTAGCGAGATTTCATTTCCCCCTTATCATACAGACTTATTATTAAAAATAACAGTTTGTTGTCCGATAATTCAGATAATAAAGAGAAATAGGTTAATAAGCACTAAAAAACACGACAACCATTAAACTTGCTCTGATGGTTGTCGTGTATTATTCCCTTTATGTGGTTGCTGCTGTTCAGTCGAGTCTGCATTCGATCTTACTGTGTTAGTTGGTTCAATTTCGCGATTTTTACTGCGTGCCAACAATTCTTCCCGATGACTGTGGGTTGCTTCTTCACGCTTTGAACTTGCTTTTCCTAAAGAGAAAAGAACGGCCATTCCAAACATAAAACCGCCTGTTATCAAAGCCCACATACACTCCACCTCTTTTTAAGTAAATCAGTTACTATCATGATTGCACTTCTCCTTACAATTGCCATTAATCTTTCTGATTCTTTCTATTTTACGCCTATTCCTAACCAATTAACAGATTCATATGTACCAGTAATCTGAAAATAGATGAATCTTTAAGATCAAATTAAAACTATTTTTTGTTATTATTCTATTTTAAATTTCTTTTTATTGTCTTTTCTTTCTGTAAAACCCATAACTTACCAAATAAAACTTTAATCATTACACTCAAACCAACGCCGGCACTATCGATCAAAACGTCTCTAATTTCTCCGCTTCGTCCTTCAATAAATAATTGATGAACTTCATCCGTCACAGCAAATAAAACACTTAAACCAAATCCTAAAACTAACTGTTTGATTCCTCGAAAACCGCTACTTTTCCAAGCATTTAAACTCAATAATCCTAACAAAAAATAAGCGAAAAAATGAGCGTTTTTCCGCACAAAAGTATGGAAGCTTTCAATATCAATAGTATATTGAGGTGCTATTCCTTCTAAAACACTTAATAAGGCTGCGACAATCCCTGAACTTAAAT includes:
- a CDS encoding GNAT family N-acetyltransferase, producing MKDLFFVKDYVALYEEIEGGNCEVFEFTHPIGTVYHQFIKREIPISLEGGPYFDLLTPYGYGGPVITELKDTTKKDELVTLFCQAFQEYCLEHNIVTEFVRFHPLVDNAQDFDSCYNVLFRRHTTGITLKGFEDPIQEEFSSSTRKRIRKALRDGVTYRITENPSNLDEFQDIYLTTMKRVGASDFYLFDDAYFSKMIENLGEQMVLVEAIYDSQVIGAELHFHTGPYVHTHLSGTIDGDINHLSPVYVMTYAIVLWAQERGVEYIHSGGGVNPGPDDSLYVFKKKFGKNTEFDYYVGNKVWNEEIYEKLNEATNATSESGLFPAYRWS
- a CDS encoding DegT/DnrJ/EryC1/StrS family aminotransferase; protein product: MAKAFEQPIYVTRPLLPNIEAVTERMKKVWDSKQLTNFGAQHNELSDRLKDYLDVDHISMFSNGTMALLLGLRALELTGEVITTPFTFPATVQALDWNNLTPVFCDIDPVTFNIDADKIEALITEKTSAILGVHVFGNPCDVEKIQKIADKHNLKVIYDGAHVFGAKVNGIPISHFGDMTMFSFHATKLFNTVEGGALTYHDAALDKRLQLLRNFGIVNTEEVALSGLNAKMNEIQASVGLEVLKVLEEERNKRHTIKRAYEENLAAIEGIRVLTTLEDESSSYQYFVIDIDQEKFGQSRDVVYEELQKHNVFARKYFSPLCSDFEWYSGLASAQPVNLPIAHKAVQQVLAMPYYGELPIESVVQICAILQELHVTQESLFQL
- a CDS encoding right-handed parallel beta-helix repeat-containing protein, whose translation is MTFKKITRMFLIVLGICGLIAIVIMTQGFFMEKEISDATTQFGAEGDGVTDDTQAIQQAIDETPIGGELHIPPGIYKLTKNPNLKASTGYGDSYFALKISKPITIIMEQAIFQTESAGEYGVFWITATADVHLKGGFLMGDQLPEGGSLISNIAILLQNSRESSIENVYTKNYSQGIHLHHAHNNVIRNVISESNYGSGIINFASDYNTIESCVVRNSGDGHLSLFGKGKHNLVKGCMVTEDRPGYTDQQGITIESEKESHVEKNMVSGFYYGIDVKNGAESNVIKGNLVYNNEYNIAIRPGDGGKNLMTPSHNISILNNLAISPRENSERGIYINIGTGHIVRGNTIEKNNLILRDEELRVTYQRENFIVVDE
- a CDS encoding lipopolysaccharide biosynthesis protein is translated as MKQENSLKKKTISGLLWSFGDMLGNQGIQFIIQIILARLLAPEDFGLIGMILVFVALSNSLVDSGFTQALIRDQKANQTDYSTVFYFNFAVSVFIYGVLFLSAPLISNFFDQAQLTSIIRVLTLGVIINAFSIIPRAMFTKEVNFKVQAKVNMAASILSGVIAVGMAMTGFGVWSLVIRMLGMNLIQALLLVFYRRWLPSLTFSVVSFKRLFGFGWKLLVSGLIDTAYNNVYFLIIGKQYSAGALGYFTNASKFSDVATQSLTATIQRVTYPVLSGIQDQEERLKQSFQKVIKLSGFLIFPLMVGLAAVAEPLIYLIFGAKWLPMVPYFQLLCIASMLYPIHALNLNILQVKGRSDLFLYLEIIKTIIPTVLIVLVIWMDWSITILVATMVLDSHVSLFINIYFSGREIQYGVKEQIRDLLPIYTISLAMGAVVYSIGEFLPLSELLTLVLQIGIGAIFYITISKLLKIQEFDTVYDLLVPVIKKIKAVKAG
- a CDS encoding glycosyltransferase family 2 protein, whose product is MENRIMVSIECNAYNHENFIAEALDSMLMQKTDFAYEILIHDDASTDRTADIIRSYEQKYPDIVKPIYQTENQYSQDIPFEVFNSERGLGKYIAVCEGDDYWTDPEKLQRQVDYMEAHPECSMCVHAAEKVSAVTKKRVATVRPSHRDRIFSVEEVIEGGGELFATNSIMYSREKIPGMPDFYLNATIGDYPMVILGALSGTIYYMDRNMAAYRVEVKGSWTDVYLNDISAKQKHLQDVANLLDEVNVHTNFKYDYVISRTKKRNRFYLLLKQLKIKETLKKGYRQFYVKPEFFKRIFKRITI
- the galE gene encoding UDP-glucose 4-epimerase GalE, with the translated sequence MAILVCGGAGYIGSHTVKELVNTYDVVVLDNLTTGFEQLIDSKATFVKGDLGDPAILDEIFTTHDIDAVFHFAANSLVGESVQNPLKYYRNNVSATLVLLEKMIEHGVKRFIFSSTAATYGIPDTDMITEKTTTNPINPYGRSKLMIEQILADLAHVHDFQYVVLRYFNAAGAHESGEIGESHDPESHLIPIVLQHLLGQRDKIAVFGTDYETADGTCVRDYIHVTDLARAHILSYEGMASGKITNKTYNLGNGAGYSVKEIIETCEQISGKKATIEYAERRAGDPAALVASSQKINEELGWKPAFDLNTIISNAWAWHSK
- a CDS encoding right-handed parallel beta-helix repeat-containing protein produces the protein MKSKTFGFLFVVFLGMAGFSYLFLIMEKMSHGDEVQNGSESYSASFDEAEDKTVELQSAIDNTPAGGTLEIAPGVYKVTKNPDHKAVTGYGDSYFALKISKPITILMEEAIFQTDTDDEYGVFWVDKTEDVHLKGGFLMGERLPEDGSLTSHIGILFLYTNDSSIENTYLKNFSQGVHLNHSHHNIVQNVTAEFNYGSGIINFDSDDNLIDSCVVRNSGDGHVSLYGGGKDNRVVNCVVTEDRPDYDDQQGITVEGETSSLIENNTVSGFYYGIDVKNDSKSNIIQSNISFNNEYNIAVRGGDGGVNLELPSYNTQILNNMVVDPREKSSYGIYVGAGSGHVVIGNTLNVDNLIMSDEDLAIYESQNYFVEEDEH
- the rfbA gene encoding glucose-1-phosphate thymidylyltransferase RfbA, with translation MKGIILAGGTGTRLYPLTKSISKQMLPVYDKPMIYYPLSVLMLAGIKEVLIISTPRDISGFLSLLGNGQKLGIKIEYAIQEEPNGLAEAFTIGESFIGDSPVALVLGDNVFYGSDFGSRLTESAELTKGSIIFGCHVADPRAYGVVEVDDELNIVSIEEKPEQPKSSYAIPGLYFFDNQVVEIAKAVTPSERGEKEITSIINEYLKRGELHVNIMGRGLAWLDTGTHEALLEASNFVEAIQKRQGLYVACLEEIAFRKGYISQSDLIELAQCLKKTEYGKYLLDIACERTLSSNKS
- a CDS encoding VanZ family protein — its product is MKVYKHISWIVVFSWMAVIFYLSHQPGSASSHLSSGIVAALLSVLEGIAPQYTIDIESFHTFVRKNAHFFAYFLLGLLSLNAWKSSGFRGIKQLVLGFGLSVLFAVTDEVHQLFIEGRSGEIRDVLIDSAGVGLSVMIKVLFGKLWVLQKEKTIKRNLK